One genomic region from Osmerus mordax isolate fOsmMor3 chromosome 4, fOsmMor3.pri, whole genome shotgun sequence encodes:
- the ascl1b gene encoding achaete-scute homolog 1b — protein METTTTTITTTQLAQNACPFEMTERRATITLHAPAQECALPLSHPNSTAAGYQSKTKVLKRQRSSSPELLRCKRRLSFNGLGYSIPQQQPVAVARRNERERNRVKQVNMGFQTLRQHVPNGAANKKMSKVETLRSAVEYIRALQQLLDEHDAVSAAFQCGLPSPTISNSYSADPESPHSTYSSDEGSYEPLSSEEQELLDFTTWFDRY, from the coding sequence ATGGaaactaccaccaccaccatcaccactacGCAACTGGCGCAGAACGCATGCCCCTTTGAAATGACTGAGAGGCGCGCCACAATCACCCTGCACGCTCCAGCCCAGGAGTGCGCGCTCCCATTATCCCACCCCAACTCTACCGCCGCTGGTTACCAAAGCAAGACCAAGGTGCTGAAAAGACAGCGCTCCAGCTCACCGGAGCTCCTGCGCTGCAAGCGGAGACTCAGCTTCAATGGCCTCGGCTACTCCATTCCGCAGCAGCAGCCGGTGGCCGTGGCCCGGCGGAACGAGCGAGAGAGGAACCGGGTCAAACAGGTCAACATGGGCTTCCAGACGCTGCGTCAGCACGTCCCGAACGGCGCAGCGAACAAGAAGATGAGCAAAGTGGAGACGCTGAGGTCCGCTGTGGAATACATCCGGGCTTTGCAGCAGCTTCTGGACGAGCATGACGCGGTATCTGCAGCGTTCCAGTGCGGCCTGCCGTCTCCAACCATCTCCAACAGCTACTCTGCCGATCCAGAGTCGCCACACTCCACCTACTCGTCAGACGAGGGCAGCTACGAGCCACTAAGCTCCGAGGAGCAGGAGCTGCTCGACTTTACCACATGGTTTGACAGGTACTGA